Proteins encoded in a region of the Massilia sp. UMI-21 genome:
- a CDS encoding EAL domain-containing protein, which yields MSTIEASAQVCFLTDDEGKIVTWNPACAALFGWTPQQAPGRALTDLVAADIGWPALAASGGAKLPMRFAGARAGLATLSLLRQYDARGEPRGWGAAVFVAPSEALSEAERIGRTPLSDVVDLLPGTFYAVDREGRLLLWNHNLERLTEMTPDELAAARVSDMVEPRERPLAMENIRRVFEEGAEVSMEINYVSRSGRETPMMVGGARVRCNGGQYLFGMGIDISRRREQERQLRLRERALHAASNGIVITRCAGRDNIIEYVNPAFERIAGYPARDAIGRDARFMAAPNFDAHERSQVRLALTERRAVNVVFRNMRKNGDIFWNDLSITPVRDEHGEVTHFIGILQDVTAVKQRTEHLEHEINHDPLTGLANRTLLWDRLDHAVHLAQRHASMVATVLVDLDNFKTVNDTFGHEAGDVVLKVVARRLLSAVRDSDTVARMSGDEFVLVLVDQPSVRFTLRMAERLRRAMTLPVAVGGNEIPVGASMGVALFPQDGNTPAELVRAADMAMYHVKGNGGGVHFFSPEMRLASEKRAALADSIRSALEHDELFLLFQPRMDAKSGKVRGFEALLRWRHPKHGIMLPASFLAEAEESGKMIEIGDWVLDQACAFLHQLRQLGYTGLPVSVNVSYREYSRHGFVPGVAAHVARYELPPGSLEIEIPEADLIRNPALGRDLSAQLREAGVALSLDEFGKGISDLSFLRQLSVRQVKLSKAAVRDIATEGEGCKLAKTLIDIGHNLDLAVVGEAVETEEQVNFLRSHGCDQLQGQWFSEPLAPDAVRTMLDQRYHV from the coding sequence ATGTCGACCATCGAAGCATCTGCGCAGGTGTGTTTCCTGACCGATGACGAGGGCAAGATCGTGACCTGGAATCCCGCCTGCGCGGCGCTGTTCGGCTGGACGCCGCAGCAGGCCCCGGGCCGGGCACTCACCGACCTCGTCGCCGCGGACATCGGCTGGCCCGCCCTGGCCGCTTCCGGCGGGGCCAAGCTGCCGATGCGCTTCGCCGGCGCGCGCGCAGGCCTTGCCACGCTGTCCCTGCTGCGCCAGTACGACGCCCGCGGCGAGCCGCGCGGCTGGGGCGCGGCCGTCTTCGTCGCACCGTCCGAGGCGCTTTCCGAGGCCGAGCGCATCGGCCGCACCCCGCTGTCCGACGTGGTCGACCTCCTGCCCGGCACCTTCTACGCGGTCGACCGCGAAGGCCGCCTGCTGCTGTGGAACCACAACCTTGAACGCCTCACCGAAATGACGCCCGACGAGCTTGCCGCCGCGCGGGTGAGCGACATGGTCGAGCCGCGCGAACGCCCGCTGGCGATGGAAAACATCCGGCGCGTGTTCGAGGAAGGCGCCGAGGTCTCGATGGAAATCAACTACGTCTCGCGCAGCGGGCGCGAGACGCCGATGATGGTGGGCGGCGCCCGCGTGCGCTGCAACGGCGGCCAATACCTGTTCGGCATGGGCATCGACATTTCCAGGCGGCGCGAACAGGAACGCCAGCTGCGGCTGCGCGAGCGGGCGCTGCACGCGGCCAGCAACGGCATCGTGATCACCCGTTGCGCCGGGCGCGACAACATCATCGAATACGTCAACCCGGCCTTCGAGCGCATCGCCGGCTACCCGGCCCGGGACGCGATCGGGCGCGATGCGCGCTTCATGGCGGCGCCCAACTTCGACGCCCACGAGCGCAGCCAGGTGCGCCTGGCCCTCACCGAACGGCGCGCGGTGAACGTGGTGTTTCGCAACATGCGCAAGAACGGCGATATCTTCTGGAACGACCTGAGCATCACGCCGGTGCGCGACGAGCACGGCGAGGTGACCCATTTCATCGGCATCCTGCAGGACGTCACCGCGGTCAAGCAGCGCACCGAGCACCTCGAGCACGAGATCAACCACGATCCCCTCACCGGCCTGGCCAACCGCACCCTGCTCTGGGACCGGCTCGACCACGCGGTCCACCTGGCCCAGCGCCATGCCTCGATGGTGGCGACCGTGCTGGTCGACCTGGACAACTTCAAGACCGTCAACGACACCTTCGGCCACGAGGCGGGCGACGTGGTGCTCAAGGTGGTGGCGCGCCGCTTGCTGTCGGCGGTGCGCGACAGCGACACGGTGGCGCGCATGTCGGGCGACGAATTCGTGCTGGTGCTGGTCGACCAGCCCTCGGTGCGTTTCACGCTGCGCATGGCCGAGCGGCTGCGGCGCGCGATGACGTTGCCGGTGGCCGTCGGCGGCAACGAAATCCCGGTCGGCGCCAGCATGGGCGTGGCCTTATTCCCCCAGGACGGCAACACGCCGGCCGAACTGGTGCGCGCAGCCGACATGGCGATGTACCACGTCAAGGGCAACGGCGGCGGCGTGCACTTCTTCTCGCCCGAGATGCGCCTGGCCAGCGAAAAGCGCGCCGCGCTGGCCGACAGCATCCGCAGCGCACTCGAGCACGACGAACTGTTCCTGCTGTTCCAGCCGCGCATGGACGCGAAGAGCGGCAAGGTGCGCGGCTTCGAGGCGCTGTTGCGCTGGCGCCATCCGAAGCACGGCATCATGCTGCCGGCCAGCTTCCTGGCCGAGGCCGAAGAGTCCGGCAAGATGATCGAGATCGGCGACTGGGTGCTGGACCAGGCCTGCGCCTTCCTGCACCAGCTGCGCCAGCTCGGCTACACCGGCCTGCCGGTGTCGGTCAACGTCTCGTACCGCGAGTACAGCCGGCACGGCTTCGTTCCCGGCGTCGCCGCGCACGTCGCCCGCTACGAACTGCCGCCCGGCAGCCTCGAGATCGAGATCCCCGAGGCCGACCTGATCCGCAATCCCGCACTCGGACGCGACCTGTCGGCCCAACTGCGCGAGGCCGGCGTGGCGCTCTCGCTCGACGAGTTCGGCAAAGGCATCTCCGATCTCTCCTTCCTGCGCCAGCTGTCGGTGCGCCAGGTCAAGCTGTCGAAAGCGGCGGTGCGCGATATCGCCACCGAGGGCGAAGGCTGCAAGCTGGCCAAGACCCTGATCGACATCGGCCACAACCTCGACCTGGCGGTGGTCGGCGAGGCGGTCGAGACCGAAGAGCAGGTGAATTTCCTGCGCTCGCACGGCTGCGACCAATTGCAGGGACAGTGGTTCAGCGAACCGCTGGCGCCGGATGCGGTCCGCACGATGCTCGACCAGCGCTATCACGTCTAG
- a CDS encoding winged helix-turn-helix transcriptional regulator produces MTSVFKALSDPTRRAILQHLQQGPMGAGELADLFDVSKPTMSAHFAVLVQAGLIAPEKQGRTITYRLRLSVLEDALLGFAQAFGLNVTRPTPPAVPPTKE; encoded by the coding sequence ATGACTTCCGTTTTCAAAGCCCTGTCCGATCCGACCCGCCGCGCCATCCTGCAGCATTTGCAACAGGGGCCGATGGGCGCCGGCGAACTGGCCGACCTGTTCGACGTATCGAAACCGACCATGTCGGCCCATTTCGCCGTGCTGGTCCAGGCCGGCCTGATCGCGCCCGAGAAACAGGGGCGCACGATCACTTACCGGCTCAGGCTCAGTGTGCTCGAAGACGCCCTGCTCGGGTTTGCGCAAGCCTTCGGGCTGAACGTCACCCGGCCCACCCCGCCCGCTGTTCCACCTACGAAGGAGTAA
- a CDS encoding response regulator transcription factor yields MPTAAPTAIIADDERLMRDQLRLRLSEAWPELDIVGEAKNGEEAVQLVEQLRPDLTFLDIRMPGKTGMEAAREIGDRSQIVFVTAYDQYAVEAFERGAIDYVLKPTEPERLKLTVDRLKARLERPGEAASVNDSVQAMLSQLAEKIAAPKPKHLQWIQASIGQDLRMIPVEDILFFRSDEKYTCVQTASFEALIRKPVRDLAEELDPSLFWQIHRATLVNVNAIEGVTRDIRGRHLVLVKGRPEKLEVSRSFLHLFKQM; encoded by the coding sequence ATGCCTACAGCCGCACCCACCGCGATCATCGCCGACGACGAACGACTGATGCGCGACCAGCTGCGCCTGCGCCTGTCCGAGGCCTGGCCGGAACTGGACATCGTCGGGGAAGCGAAGAACGGCGAGGAAGCAGTGCAGCTGGTCGAGCAGCTCCGGCCGGACCTGACCTTCCTCGACATCCGCATGCCGGGCAAGACCGGCATGGAGGCGGCGCGCGAGATCGGCGACCGCAGCCAGATCGTGTTCGTCACCGCCTACGACCAGTACGCGGTGGAAGCCTTCGAGCGCGGCGCGATCGATTACGTGCTCAAGCCGACCGAGCCGGAGCGCCTGAAGCTCACCGTCGACCGTCTCAAGGCGCGCCTGGAGCGTCCGGGCGAAGCGGCCAGCGTCAACGACAGCGTGCAGGCCATGCTGTCGCAGCTGGCCGAGAAGATCGCCGCGCCCAAGCCCAAGCACCTGCAATGGATCCAGGCCAGCATCGGCCAGGACCTGCGCATGATCCCGGTGGAAGACATCCTGTTCTTCCGCTCCGACGAAAAATACACCTGCGTGCAGACGGCCAGCTTCGAAGCCCTGATCCGCAAGCCGGTGCGCGACCTGGCCGAAGAGCTCGACCCTTCGCTGTTCTGGCAGATCCACCGGGCCACCCTGGTCAACGTCAACGCCATCGAAGGCGTGACGCGCGACATCCGCGGACGGCACCTGGTGCTGGTCAAGGGACGGCCCGAGAAGCTCGAGGTAAGCCGCAGCTTCCTGCACCTGTTCAAGCAGATGTGA
- a CDS encoding PAS domain S-box protein, with the protein MTPQRRPRRHAPGTAVLVFSFLGGYYVGHTAAALRRARRVHRPVRAFDGRRIVNSASDAILSIDEHAVILFANPAAAHMFASSVGAMQGCSLARFIQPPHRDAATPYDYFPAGGGRAGRRATDYAVTGIRTNGQLFPIEGSISSVEHDGHEICTVILRDVSERHLVQQKLARSHDQLRQLSSALQTIREEERTHIARELHDDLGQLLASLRMDLTLLQGGKQLPEPSQRLIEGMESNLLMAIASLRRIATNLRPRALDEGGLYFALQGLRDDFVERHGIACTLLADEAELRLDDTASTAIFRIVQEALTNIARHAGATQAVLNLDRVDGALLLTIRDDGRGIRSEDMEKKESLGLVGMRERVWAMEGEITISTDDDVGTRIDIVLPLTGRIIGEEPKG; encoded by the coding sequence ATGACACCACAGCGACGCCCCCGCCGGCATGCGCCGGGCACGGCGGTTCTCGTGTTTTCCTTCCTGGGCGGCTATTACGTCGGGCATACGGCGGCCGCGCTGCGCCGGGCACGCAGGGTGCACCGCCCGGTCCGCGCCTTCGACGGGCGGCGCATCGTCAACAGCGCCAGCGACGCCATCCTGTCGATCGACGAGCACGCCGTCATCCTGTTCGCCAACCCGGCCGCGGCCCACATGTTCGCCAGCAGCGTCGGCGCCATGCAGGGCTGCTCGCTGGCGCGCTTCATCCAGCCACCCCACCGCGACGCCGCGACGCCCTACGACTACTTCCCGGCCGGCGGCGGGCGTGCGGGCCGGCGCGCCACCGACTACGCCGTCACCGGCATCCGCACCAACGGCCAGCTGTTCCCGATCGAAGGCTCGATCTCCAGCGTCGAGCACGACGGCCACGAGATCTGCACCGTGATCCTGCGCGACGTCTCCGAGCGCCACCTGGTGCAGCAGAAACTGGCGCGCTCGCACGACCAGCTGCGCCAGCTGTCCTCGGCACTGCAGACCATCCGCGAAGAAGAACGCACCCACATCGCGCGCGAGCTGCACGACGACCTCGGCCAGCTGCTGGCCTCGCTGCGCATGGACCTCACCCTGCTGCAGGGCGGCAAGCAGCTGCCCGAACCGAGCCAGCGCCTGATCGAAGGCATGGAGAGCAATCTCCTGATGGCCATCGCCTCGCTGCGCCGCATCGCCACCAATCTGCGCCCGCGCGCGCTCGACGAGGGCGGCCTGTATTTCGCGCTGCAGGGCCTGCGCGACGACTTCGTCGAACGCCACGGCATCGCCTGCACCCTGCTGGCCGACGAGGCCGAACTGCGCCTCGACGACACCGCCAGCACCGCCATCTTCCGCATCGTGCAGGAAGCCCTGACCAACATCGCGCGCCACGCCGGCGCCACCCAGGCCGTCCTCAACCTCGACCGGGTCGACGGCGCGCTGCTGCTCACCATCCGCGACGACGGCCGCGGCATCCGCAGCGAAGACATGGAAAAGAAGGAATCGCTGGGCCTGGTGGGCATGCGCGAGCGGGTCTGGGCCATGGAGGGCGAGATCACCATCAGCACCGACGACGACGTCGGCACCCGCATCGATATCGTGCTGCCCCTGACCGGCCGCATCATCGGCGAGGAACCCAAGGGCTGA
- a CDS encoding porin — protein MKCKTLAAALLSSLPLFAHAQTNVTVYGVMDAAIAVEDTDAPGDSRRTVINSGNQSSSRIGFRGTEDLGNGLKALFNIEAGVALDTGAADSSLFGRRAVVGLQGAFGTLTVGREYSPIAAVAGASDILGQGMFGSNLSAFSGNRLTRRLANSVNYKSEAMSGFSVNAAYSTGEKTVEPSGDLMGVSVEYKNGGLYLGAGYHNVERLATGDDKEYAFGAGYKFGAVEVKGNYMVADQTGANNEYENANLGAAYTFGPNKVFVNFQQQKLETGAKGNTVSLAYTYNVSKRTNFYTTYAQLRNNGRGVFGINSSSTNVTPPATAPGADPSVFSLGVRHTF, from the coding sequence ATGAAGTGCAAAACCCTGGCAGCCGCGCTGCTGTCTTCCCTTCCGCTGTTCGCCCACGCCCAGACCAACGTCACCGTCTACGGCGTGATGGACGCGGCGATCGCCGTGGAAGACACCGACGCACCGGGTGATAGCCGTCGCACCGTGATCAATTCGGGCAACCAGTCGAGCAGCCGGATCGGCTTTCGCGGCACCGAAGACCTGGGCAACGGCCTGAAAGCGCTGTTCAACATCGAAGCCGGCGTCGCCCTCGACACCGGCGCCGCCGATTCCTCGCTGTTCGGCCGCCGCGCCGTGGTCGGCCTGCAGGGCGCCTTCGGCACCCTGACCGTGGGCCGCGAATACAGCCCGATCGCCGCCGTGGCGGGCGCCAGCGACATCCTGGGCCAGGGCATGTTCGGCAGCAACCTGTCGGCCTTCAGCGGGAACCGCCTGACCCGCCGCCTGGCGAACTCGGTCAACTACAAGAGCGAGGCCATGAGCGGCTTCAGCGTCAACGCCGCCTACTCGACCGGCGAGAAGACCGTCGAGCCCTCGGGCGACCTGATGGGCGTGTCGGTGGAATACAAGAACGGCGGCCTGTACCTGGGCGCCGGTTACCACAACGTCGAGCGCCTGGCGACCGGCGACGACAAGGAATACGCCTTCGGCGCGGGCTACAAGTTCGGCGCGGTCGAAGTCAAGGGCAACTACATGGTGGCGGACCAGACCGGCGCCAACAACGAGTACGAGAACGCCAACCTCGGCGCCGCCTACACGTTTGGCCCGAACAAGGTGTTCGTCAACTTCCAGCAGCAGAAGCTCGAGACCGGGGCCAAGGGCAACACCGTGTCGCTGGCCTACACCTACAACGTGTCGAAGCGCACCAATTTCTACACGACCTACGCCCAGCTGCGTAACAACGGCCGCGGCGTGTTCGGCATCAACTCGTCGTCGACCAACGTCACGCCGCCGGCCACCGCGCCGGGCGCCGATCCGTCGGTGTTCAGCCTCGGCGTGCGCCACACGTTCTGA
- a CDS encoding rhodanese-like domain-containing protein: MLAMFMGLKTITPAALHARLGADRPAIFDLNAPHSWRAARVPGAIHLGVDFDPSVLPPDRAAGLVFYCSNPLCSKAPRAARRAGKLGYTDVRVMSAGITGWLSAQLPTDSGD, encoded by the coding sequence ATGCTTGCCATGTTCATGGGTCTCAAGACGATCACGCCGGCCGCACTGCATGCCCGCCTGGGCGCCGACCGGCCCGCGATCTTCGACTTGAATGCGCCACATTCGTGGCGGGCCGCGCGCGTGCCGGGCGCCATCCACCTCGGCGTCGATTTCGATCCGTCGGTCCTGCCGCCGGACCGCGCGGCCGGCCTGGTCTTCTATTGTTCGAACCCACTGTGCAGCAAGGCGCCGCGCGCGGCGCGGCGCGCCGGCAAGCTCGGCTACACCGATGTGCGCGTGATGTCGGCCGGCATTACCGGCTGGCTGTCCGCGCAGTTGCCGACCGACAGCGGCGACTGA
- a CDS encoding nitronate monooxygenase, with protein sequence MKRVDDFRLRLGNKDYVPIMIGGMGVDISTSELALEAARLGGIGHISDAMVQDVSDRKFDTTFVKDKTKLYKFNINNMNKAVVQFDLDRLAEATRLHVGSTMEAKKGDGLIFVNCMEKLTMNAPKETLRTRLSAAMDAGIDGITMSAGLHLGSFELIKDHARFRDTKLGIIVSSVRALQLFLKKVSRLNRLPDYIIVEGPLAGGHLGFGIDDWRQYDLHTIMDEIHAFMREQALDIPVIAAGGIFTGSDAVGFLEKGAGGVQVATRFTVTHECGMPDHVKQEYFRASEEDIIVNGVSPTGYPMRMLKSTPAIGSGIRPGCESYGYLLDATGNCAYINSYNREVQASPDGKNITVFDKTCLCTHMRNFNCWTCGHFTYRLKDTTHRLADGSYQILSAQHVFEDYQFSVDNQVALPPKQETAAA encoded by the coding sequence ATGAAACGTGTTGATGATTTCCGCCTGCGACTGGGCAACAAGGACTACGTGCCGATCATGATCGGCGGCATGGGCGTGGACATTTCGACCTCCGAGCTGGCCCTGGAAGCCGCCCGTCTCGGCGGCATCGGCCACATCTCGGACGCGATGGTGCAGGATGTGTCGGACCGCAAGTTCGACACCACCTTCGTCAAGGACAAGACCAAGCTCTACAAGTTCAACATCAACAACATGAACAAGGCGGTGGTCCAGTTCGACCTCGACCGCCTGGCCGAAGCGACCCGCCTGCACGTCGGCTCGACCATGGAAGCGAAGAAGGGCGATGGCCTGATCTTCGTGAACTGCATGGAAAAGCTGACCATGAACGCGCCCAAGGAAACCCTGCGCACCCGCCTGTCGGCGGCGATGGACGCCGGCATCGACGGCATCACCATGTCGGCCGGCCTGCACCTGGGTTCTTTTGAGCTGATCAAGGACCATGCACGCTTCCGCGATACCAAGCTCGGCATCATTGTCTCGTCCGTGCGCGCCCTGCAGCTGTTCCTGAAGAAGGTCTCGCGCCTGAACCGCCTGCCCGACTACATCATCGTCGAAGGCCCGCTGGCGGGCGGCCACCTCGGCTTCGGCATCGACGACTGGCGGCAATACGACCTGCACACCATCATGGACGAGATCCATGCCTTCATGCGCGAGCAGGCGCTGGACATTCCGGTCATCGCCGCCGGCGGCATCTTCACCGGCTCGGACGCGGTCGGCTTCCTGGAAAAAGGCGCCGGCGGCGTGCAGGTGGCGACCCGCTTCACCGTCACCCACGAGTGCGGCATGCCCGACCACGTCAAGCAGGAATACTTCCGCGCCAGCGAGGAAGACATCATCGTCAACGGCGTCTCGCCGACCGGCTACCCTATGCGCATGCTCAAGAGCACGCCGGCAATCGGCTCCGGCATCCGCCCGGGCTGCGAATCCTACGGCTACCTGCTGGACGCCACCGGCAACTGCGCCTACATCAACTCGTACAACCGCGAGGTGCAGGCCAGCCCGGACGGCAAGAACATCACGGTGTTCGACAAGACCTGCCTGTGCACGCACATGCGCAACTTCAACTGCTGGACCTGCGGCCACTTCACCTACCGCCTGAAGGACACCACCCACCGCCTGGCCGACGGCAGCTACCAGATCCTGTCGGCCCAGCACGTGTTCGAGGATTACCAGTTCAGCGTCGACAACCAGGTTGCCTTGCCGCCGAAACAGGAAACCGCCGCGGCCTGA
- a CDS encoding YajQ family cyclic di-GMP-binding protein encodes MPSFDVVCEADMVEVKNAVEQSNKEITTRFDFKGSSANVEQKEKELTLLADSDFQLGQVKDVLINKMAKRKVDVRFLDEGKVEKIGGDKVKQVIKVRNGIETEDAKKITKLIKESKMKVQASIQGESVRVTGAKRDDLQAAMAMLRKDVQELPLAFNNFRD; translated from the coding sequence ATGCCGTCGTTTGATGTCGTCTGCGAAGCAGACATGGTTGAAGTGAAGAACGCCGTCGAACAGTCGAACAAGGAAATCACCACCCGCTTCGACTTCAAGGGCAGCTCCGCCAACGTCGAGCAGAAGGAGAAAGAGCTGACCCTGTTGGCCGACTCCGATTTCCAGCTCGGCCAGGTCAAGGACGTTCTCATCAACAAGATGGCCAAGCGCAAGGTCGACGTGCGCTTCCTCGACGAAGGCAAGGTCGAGAAGATCGGCGGCGACAAGGTCAAGCAGGTCATCAAGGTGCGCAACGGCATCGAGACCGAGGACGCCAAGAAGATCACCAAGCTCATCAAGGAAAGCAAGATGAAGGTGCAAGCCAGCATCCAGGGCGAATCGGTGCGCGTCACCGGCGCCAAGCGCGACGACCTGCAGGCTGCCATGGCCATGCTGCGCAAGGACGTCCAGGAACTGCCGCTGGCCTTCAATAATTTCCGGGACTGA
- a CDS encoding exopolyphosphatase has translation MSADHDKFRLVTRSDFDGLVCAVLLKHLDLIDDILFVHPKDMQDGKIAITRRDITTNLPYVPAAHLVFDHHLSETIRNTGVRENHVIHPDAPSAARVVYDHYGGARTFPAAWDDMMAAVDKADAARFTRDEVLFPQGWNLLNFLMDARTGLGRFHEFRISNYQLMMALIDYCARHAIEQIMELPDVRERTTLYFEHSERCKQQIRRCAKLHRNLVVLDLRDEEVIYAGNRFIIYALFPETNISIHVLWGVKQQNTVFATGKSILNRTSATNIGALMLEYGGGGHENAGTCQVDNELAEDVLGALVNRINKDG, from the coding sequence ATGTCAGCCGACCACGATAAATTCCGACTCGTTACCCGCAGCGACTTCGACGGCCTGGTGTGCGCGGTGCTGCTCAAGCATCTCGACCTGATCGACGACATCCTGTTCGTGCACCCGAAGGACATGCAGGACGGCAAGATCGCCATCACCCGGCGCGACATCACGACCAACCTGCCGTATGTGCCGGCGGCGCACCTGGTCTTCGACCACCACCTGTCGGAAACCATCCGCAATACCGGCGTGCGCGAGAACCATGTCATCCATCCGGACGCGCCGTCGGCGGCGCGCGTGGTGTACGACCACTACGGTGGCGCCAGGACTTTCCCGGCGGCCTGGGACGACATGATGGCGGCGGTCGACAAGGCGGACGCGGCCCGTTTCACGCGCGACGAGGTGCTGTTTCCGCAGGGCTGGAACCTGCTCAACTTCCTGATGGATGCGCGTACCGGCCTGGGCCGCTTCCACGAGTTCCGGATCTCGAACTACCAGCTGATGATGGCCCTGATCGACTACTGCGCCAGGCACGCGATCGAGCAGATCATGGAACTGCCCGACGTGCGCGAGCGCACCACGCTGTACTTCGAGCACAGCGAGCGTTGCAAGCAGCAGATCCGGCGCTGTGCGAAGCTCCACCGCAACCTGGTGGTGCTCGACCTGCGCGACGAAGAGGTGATCTATGCGGGCAACCGCTTCATCATCTATGCGCTGTTCCCGGAGACGAACATCTCGATCCACGTATTGTGGGGCGTGAAGCAGCAGAACACGGTGTTTGCCACCGGCAAGTCGATCCTGAACCGGACCTCGGCCACCAACATCGGCGCCCTGATGCTGGAGTACGGCGGAGGCGGGCATGAAAATGCCGGCACCTGCCAGGTGGACAATGAATTGGCCGAGGACGTGCTCGGCGCCCTGGTCAACCGCATCAACAAGGACGGGTGA
- a CDS encoding histidine kinase, with the protein MQARNTSPHFFSSVLSWLYRGFDAVATWVTQLSWWKFFLFAILTLMAGAILQEELFSGPAEEEITRAERDARRGSDAAILIDESGIRFHPRSRARGGAATGPEAPAAPPEPSGLPDAPDAPDAPPVPPVPAAPAAPAAPAMGANGESVHIELPPQISEELSNAIDAAVEDAAEQKVSRYHKQASTWFMNFVVLFVLALFGTKALVGGKKRAEAQSQVANAAAEREAMQRQLSETRMQMMQAQVEPHFLFNTLASVEHLIRVDPPRASAMQRSLIQYLRAVLPQMRDNAVVTGLGREVDMVTAYLDLLKMRMEERLTVVMQVPDGLRSAAFPPMMLQSMVENAIKHGLECKPEGGTLKITAEVVDSKLLVTVTDDGVGFGVVPSDGTGLGLQTIRDRLKLLHGDAGQLHIAANSPSGVIAMIEVPYQLSK; encoded by the coding sequence ATGCAAGCAAGGAACACAAGCCCGCACTTTTTCTCGAGCGTCCTGTCGTGGCTCTACCGCGGCTTCGATGCCGTGGCGACCTGGGTCACCCAGCTGTCGTGGTGGAAGTTTTTCCTGTTTGCGATCCTGACCTTGATGGCCGGCGCGATCCTGCAGGAAGAATTGTTTTCCGGCCCGGCCGAAGAAGAAATCACGCGCGCCGAGCGCGACGCCAGGCGCGGCAGCGATGCCGCCATCCTGATCGACGAGAGCGGCATCCGCTTCCACCCGCGCAGCCGCGCGCGCGGCGGCGCCGCCACCGGACCGGAAGCGCCGGCCGCGCCGCCGGAGCCGTCCGGGCTTCCTGATGCGCCTGATGCGCCCGACGCCCCGCCGGTCCCGCCTGTCCCGGCCGCGCCAGCCGCGCCGGCCGCCCCTGCCATGGGCGCCAACGGCGAATCGGTGCACATCGAACTGCCGCCGCAGATCAGCGAAGAACTGTCCAACGCCATCGACGCGGCCGTGGAAGACGCTGCCGAGCAGAAGGTCTCGCGCTACCACAAGCAGGCCTCGACCTGGTTCATGAACTTCGTGGTGCTGTTCGTGCTGGCCCTGTTCGGCACCAAGGCCCTGGTCGGGGGCAAGAAACGCGCCGAAGCGCAATCCCAGGTGGCCAATGCCGCGGCCGAACGCGAGGCCATGCAGCGCCAGCTGTCCGAGACCCGGATGCAGATGATGCAGGCCCAGGTCGAGCCGCATTTCCTGTTCAACACCCTGGCCTCGGTCGAACACCTGATCCGGGTCGATCCGCCGCGCGCCTCGGCCATGCAGCGCAGCCTGATCCAGTACCTGCGTGCGGTGCTGCCGCAGATGCGCGACAACGCCGTGGTCACCGGCCTCGGGCGCGAAGTGGACATGGTCACGGCCTACCTGGACCTGCTCAAGATGCGCATGGAAGAGCGCCTGACGGTCGTGATGCAGGTGCCGGACGGCCTGCGCAGCGCGGCCTTCCCGCCGATGATGCTGCAGTCGATGGTCGAGAACGCGATCAAGCACGGCCTCGAATGCAAGCCCGAAGGCGGCACCCTGAAGATCACCGCCGAGGTGGTCGACAGCAAGCTGCTGGTCACCGTGACCGACGACGGCGTCGGCTTCGGCGTGGTGCCGAGCGACGGCACCGGCCTGGGCCTGCAGACCATCCGCGACCGCCTCAAGCTGCTGCACGGCGACGCCGGCCAGCTGCACATCGCCGCCAACAGCCCGAGCGGCGTGATCGCCATGATCGAGGTGCCCTACCAGCTGTCGAAATGA